CGCGCCGGCGACGAGCGCGAGAGCCCCCCAACCGAATGTTCCAAGCGGGACAAATGCGACCGGGAGCGGATCGTAAGGTTTTGCCAGGGCGTAGGTCGCGGGTACGAGGCACGCGAGCGCGAGCGCGCTGAACCCGATTAACACTTGGAGCGTGAGTGGAACGCCGCCCGGTACGCGCTTCTCGCACCCGAGCCACAGGAGCGCCCATACTGCGGCGCTGCTCGCAACGATGAGCAGGAGCCGCATTTGCTCCGCGCCATCGAGCGGTTTTCCGGCCGTGACGACCGACAGGGCGTACCCCGCGGTGAGAGTGACCACGAACACCAACCCGCCAGCGAGTGCGTACCCGGACGAGCGCTCGCGCCCTGCTGTCGTGGCGAGGCCGAACACGACCAGCGCAAGTGGCGCGAGGTTCGATGCCATCACCCCCATTCGGGCGAACACGGATTCCGCGCGCGGACCGCTGGGGATCAAGCGACTCAACCCGAGTTCCGTAACGTTCGCGGAGAGGATGACCACCACACTCGCTGAGACCGCGAACAGCCCGAGTACCCACAGCTTGGTCCACGGAGCCGGCTGTGCCACGAAACCGAGTGCCTCCGTGCCTCGGCGTACCGGAACCCGCAGCGCAACAAGGGCCGAACCCGCGACGAACACGAGCGCCATTCCCCACCGCAGCGCGGACGCGGACGCGACATCGACCGCATGTCCTCCGGCCCACACGATTGGGGCCGCGAGCGCGAGCAGCACGAGGCCGATCGCGTGAACGTCGGTGTCGTAAGGCAGTTTCGACAGCCGCCACGAAAGTACCACCGCACCCACGAGTGTTCCGAGCAGTACCCACGCACTTGGTCCGAATGCGTGCGCGTACTCCGGCACCGGCGCGAACGCCGGGATCACGGACGCGCGCCACCCGATGGGCGTCAGTTCGGCACAAACATCCGGCAACAACGCGACTACATTGAGGATCAGGAACGCGCCCACGACCGTACCGAGCACGAGTCGATCGAGCGACGATGCGTCGTCGCACCAGAGTTCTCGGGCACGCGCGTTTGCCCGTAGCGTGTGCCGAGCGACGGCCCACACCAGCGCGAAGGTGCCGAGCGCGAGGCCGAATGTGTGTAGGGCGCGCGGATCGTAGAGCACGAGCTTCGTTGTTCGCCACCAGTCTTGTTGTTCGATCCAACCGAACGCAGCGAGCAGAGCCCCGAGTGTGATCGCGGTCTGGAACCCCGAGAACGCGCCCTTCTCGCGCCACAACAGCACGAACGCGAGCCACAGCGCCCCGAGCCACACCGCGAATCCGGCGCACGCGAGTGCCCATCCCTCTGCCGGGAAGAACAGCAGCGGCACGGCGAGAACTGTTGAGAGCCGGGCGGCCCAGTAGAGCGGATCACCGAAGACGCGGGCTTGCCTGCGGCAGAGAATCGCCGCGAGCGTGGCGAGCGTCGCGTGCGAGAGAAGCGCAACTTCGACCGCGAGCGATTCTGGCTTCACGTCCCAGTTGAAGACGCCGAGGTGGAGCAGCCCGAGTAACGCGACGCTCGACCCGCCCCACGTGAGCACCGCGTTGCCCGTGAGTCGTGCGAGTGCGAGGCTCGTGGCCGCGAGCGTGAAGAGTGTGCCGGTGTGCCACGGACTTTGAAGCGTGAGCGAAGTCGCTGCGACGCCGATCGCGAGCACGTTCCCAGCGAATGATACGTCGCGCCCGGCGCGGCGGAGCAGGGCGGTTGCGCCTCGATGCACCCCGCGCAGCGCGAGCGCGACGAACGCGAAAACGAGCGCTTCCAGGGCGATTATGAACTCCCATATGTCGAGTTGCCGCGGCGCCTGCCACCAGAGCGCCCACATCGTCGCTGCGAGGACGAGCCACAACCCGCCGTGCGCGAGCGCGCGTGTTTTCCACCGGTAGTTGCTCGCGAGGAGCCCGATCGCGCCCGCAACGTGTGCGCACGCGGCGGTGGCGGGGAACTCGGTGCCATGCCAGCTTACGATGAGCAGCCCGAGTGCCCCGGTGCAGAGCGCACCGATCGCGTAGCTCAACGTTTGCTTCGACGCGCGCCGGGTTAGGAGCTCGGCGAGGAGCGCCAGCGCGAGCGCGAATCCCGTCAGAACCGCGCCGCTCGCGGAGGAACCGAGCGTTTCGTTCAACGCAGTCGGTGCAGTCCAGTTCCCCACGATGCCGTGGAAACCGAGCACGACCGCGAAGGTGAGGAGCGAGATCGCGCCGACTTGCGCCCACGGGAGCCGCTCGCGGAACGCGACCCGCGTGAGGAACAGGCCCGTTGCGGTGGACACGAGCAAGAGCGCGAGCGGGTCCGGCCAGGCCAGCGCGAGGCCCGTCGTGATGGTCGCGAGCCCGGCCAGCGCGACCACAGTGCCCATCGTTCGCAATCCGGCGGACGCGACGCGCCGGAGCACGAGCACGCCGGCTTCCACGACGGGCACGCCCGCGAGCGCCAGCGGAACCGCGAGCCCGGCAAGTCGGGCGGCCAGTTGCGCGGGATCGCGGACGACGAACAGCCCCCACGCGGCCACCAGCGCGAACGCGGCCAGCCCCAGGAACATCAGGAGCGCAGTCCCGCTCTTGTCGGTGATCGGTTCACGGCGCTGACCGGGGTGGTACCACGACAGCCCGCCGAGCGTCGCGCTGCATGCCAACACGAAGCACACCAACGGTAGCCACGCCGAAGCCAGCTCTGCGGGCAGGAGCTGTGTCCCGGCCGCGCCGACTACCGCGAGCGAAAGCAGCCAGCGCCGATCGACCGGGCCGGGCAGGTGCTCGGTGCCGATCAAGTCGCGCCCGCCGGTGCGCACCACTTCCACAAACACCGCGAGCGCGGCAATTTTCACGGCGACATCGGCGGCCCCTTGTGTCCCTTCGGTGAACGGCGGCGCGAGCAGGAGCAGCGTGAGTGGAGTCAGCAGCATCGAGATGACGAGCATCCCGCGGCTCGTCCCGGTCAGCTTCCACCGGTGCAGCGTGTACTGCCCCGCGCCGAAGAGTGCGAGCGTGACCGCGGCCGACAGTACAAACCGGAAGTACGGAATCGCTTCGATCGCTTGCCGCAGTGTGACGACGAGCGCGATGGAACACCCGACGATGAGCAACCCGCCGACCAGTTCGCCCCAAAGGATGTTGTGTTCTTCGAGGAACCCGGAGACTCTGCGCTTCGACGGCGTGTGGGGTGCGGGTGGGTATTGGGGCGCAGGTGTTGACACCGGTCCGAGAACGGGCTGCGGCGCGATGGGCTCGTTCGTTTCGCGCGCGGCGAGCGCCGGCGCGAGTAGCTCGGGAACCACCTCGGGAGTGGCTCCTTGTTCCGGCGCGGAGATCGGCTCCACTGCGTCGGCGGGCGCGGTGGGCTGTGCGACGGGTGTTGCTCGCGGGAGCGGCTTGGCCTTTTCGACCGGCAGCCTTTGCAGCATTCGCGCGCGAGCTTTGAGTTGATCCAGTACGCGCTCGGCCGTGTCCGGATCGAGTTCGGCCCGATCGAGAAGACCGCTGATCTCGCGTTCGGCCGTGTTGACGCGGTGCAGACCGCGAGCGAGCGCCCCATCGAGTTCGAGTTCGCATTGTGGGCAGTCGCGGTCGCGCTCTTCGGTTTCAGCCCCGCACGCCGGGCAATAGCGGTAGGGTCGGTGCGTGCGACCAGCGGGCGGGTGTTCGTTGCCGAAGGCAGCCCTAAAGATGGCCGCGGCCGCCACCCAAGCGAAGTGGCCGACAGTGGCAACAAAAACCAGACCGCAGATTAGCGCGCAGAGCCATTCCATACGGACGCTCGCCGGAACCCGGCACCGGGTTCGCACCGCAGACGTGAAGGTGGCTCCGTCGGGCTGCCACCGGAAGTTATCCTCATCGACGCCGGCAGAGCGGAATTATTCCCGGAAGTGTTGCGCGGCCCGCTAGAGAATGCGGGCCTTTAGGAAAAGACTAAACCTCTCCGACGAACCACGATACTTTGGTCACCTAACCGCCGCATTGGGCTTACGCATGTGGTCGACGACTTAGACGATTCGCACAGTGCAATCATTTGTGGACCTTGCACTTCGGCAAGGCTCCCCGAAACTCACTCACACCCGCGGCGGTGATCCTCGTGCCGAACATTTCGAGCGAGGTGAGGTTCGTGAGCGCCGCCAATTCCTTCAACCCCGCGTCCGTTAACTGCGTGTAGCCCAAATATGCGGACGTCAGGTTCGTGAGCGCCGCCAGCTCCTTCGCGCTCGCGTCCGTCACCCCCGTTTGGCCCAGATCGATTCGGGCGAGCGACTTGAGCTGTGATATCCCTTTCAAAGTGGCGTCCGTCACCCCTTTGCAATCGTACAGGTTCAGAAATGTCAGCTTCTTGAGCCCGCCCAGATGCTTCAGCCCTGTGCCCGTCACTTTCGTGCGACTCAACTGCAGGATGGAAAGGTTCGGAAGCACCGCCAAGTCCTTGAGGCCCACATCCATCACGGCGGTATCGTACAGGTCGAGCCGAATGAGGTTCTTGAACGCCGTCAGATCCTTCAGTCCCGTATCCGTCACCTTCGTATATGACAGGATAAGCGTGGTGAGGTTCGTGAGCGGGGCCAACACCTTCAGATCCGCGTCCGTCGTCGCCGTATTGAAAAGGCTCAGCACGGTCAGGGTTTTGAGCGCCGCCAGTTCCTTCAGGTCCGTGGCCCTCATCGGTATGGTGTTCAGATTCAACTCGGTGAGCTTGGGGAGCGCGGCCAATTCCTTAAGTCCCGCCCCGGTTATCCGCGCCCCGCCCACGTTCAGCGCGGTGAGCGTCTTGAGCGCCGCCAACTCCTTCAAACCCGCATCGGTGATCTTCGAGCTGCTCAGGTTGAGTACGGCCAGCGTCTTGTGCGCGGCCAGCTCCTTCGCGCCCTCATCGGTCACACCGGTCCGGTCCAGGCGGAGTGTGGTGAGCCCCTCGAGCGCGGTCAACCCTTTCAGCCCGGCTCCCGACGCGAGCGTGTTACCCAGATCAACGGTGGCTAGGTTCTTGAGCGGGGCCAGATCCTTGAACCCCGTGCCCGTGACCGTTGTGCGGCCCAGGTCGAGCGTGGTGAGATTTCGGAGCGGAACCAGTTCCTTCAACCACGCGTCGGTCACCTTCGTGCCGTACAGTGCCACGCCCGTCACCGGTTTGCCGGGCCGGGACGCGTCGCGGTCGACGGTTCCCCCTATCAACTCCACGGCCCGGGCGGCCTTCTCTTCTGCGTCATCGGCTCGTGCTGCTTCGGGCGAGTTCGGCACCGCCCCTGACACCAACGCGCACAGTACCAACCGCAACATACTCATGCCCCCGCGTCAAACAATTCTCGGGCCCCTCCCAACGCGCCCCGATTCGTCGTCGGAATGGACCGCACCGCCCCCCGGTTCACTGACTCCAATGTGTGCCGTGTTAGCGCGTCTTGAAGGCGCGCATTGCATTCCAGTCCGGTTATCTCACAAATTCTGTCATCTTGAACACTATCGCCGATTTGTGCATATTTGTACCAACCAGGGCGAGCGTGCCTACTTCATGCATTTTGGTGTGGAACGCACCTCGAGAAATCCCTTTGCCGCTCGTAACGGGGCACCCGTGCTATGTCGGACCCGACTGAGCTTACCATCATCCTGCCGCTCGTTCGATACCCACAACCTATCACGTATCTGCCACCTGGTGGAAAACGCGGACGATCTCAAAGCGCTCTATACTGCGGCCTGCGCGCTAGCGGCAAACGCTTGCGCACTTGCGACGTGGCTCGACCTCGCGATTCGGCCGCTCGTTTTGTCCCTACCTGACCAAACACCGGAGAACCTTTTCGGCGACCTACCGGGAGAGGTGGACCGGGGCATCGTCGCGTGCGAGACCATGCTCGGCTCGCTGCGGCACGAGCTCACCGCGCCTGAGGACGCGGTTCGCGAACTGGCCGCATTGTTGCTCCCGGCGCGGGTGACGTGTCCGGGCTGTAACCGGATTCGCTTCGATATCGCCAAGATGCTTGACGAACACAAGGTCCGCGCTTTAGCCCTGTTCCGAGCCGCACGAGGGAGTGAATCGTGAATGACTATGGAAGCTCGAACAATTTGTGGCCCGAGTGAAACGCCTACTGTGCAAGAAGGTACCAGCGGACCGGATCCTAGGCGTATTGAGCACCGGCAAGGAACTGGTTACCAACGCGACCCATCGGAACTCGCCCCGGGCCGCGCCCGCTGATCAAGGTGAACTGCGCTGCTCTGAGCCCGGCGCTGCTGGGGAGCGAGTTGTTCGGGCACGAGAAAGAGGCTTTCACCGGCGCAGTGGCCTGGTGCCGGGGCGGTTCGAGCGGGCGCACAGGGATCGCTGCTCTTCGACAAGGTCGGCGAACTCGGTCTCGAGCTCCAGGCGAAGTTGCTCCGCGCGATCCAGAGTGGCACGTTCGAGCGCTTGGAGCAAGGTGACGCTGACCGCGGACGCGCGTCTCGCGTTCCCCGGCATGCGCCCCGCTCTCTCACTGCTTTCTCACTAGCATCCCCTCGTCTCTATTTCTAGCATCCCTATTCGACTCTGATCGTGCGTAAACGCACGAATTCCGCCACAGTACCTTATGAGCACCGGAAGCGAACTCCCGATCGCCCTGCGCGCCGCGTACCTGGCCCTCCACCGACAGTCGGAGGCGCAGTTCGCGTCCCACGGTGTCACCGCGGACCAGTTTGTCCTCCTCGCGACCCTCGCCCGAGGCGGGCACGCCCTGACCCAGCGGGAACTGGCTCGGCGCATGTCGTCCGACCCCAGTACCGTGCGGGCGATGCTCGCGCTACTGGAACCGCGCGGGTTCGTCGAACGAAGTACCCACCCGACCGACGCCCGAGCGCGGACGGTCGCTCTCACGGCGGCGGGGGAGCGAATGTTCCGGCAGCTCTGGACGGCGGGCGAACCGATCCGGGCACTGATGCTCGACGCGCTCGAACCCGGCGAGGCGGAAACGCTCGTCCGGCTCCTCGCGCGCGTCGCCGGGGCACTGAACCCGGAGTTCGCGCCGGTCCGCGAATCCAGTCCCTCTCACTCTCCGGAGGATGAAGTATGAGCGAGCGCTTGGTGACCCTGGTCACGTGGGCCATGTTGGTGTGCCCGGTAATGGTGCAGGCCCAGCCGCCCGGCGGGGGGAAGGATGACAAAGCGGAAAAATTCCCCACGCCGCCGAACGAGTACGACAAGAAGCGGGACGGTATCGACCGGGGCAAACTGGAAACGGTCGAGTACGACTCCGCGACGGTCGGTGGGACGCGCAAGGCCCGGGTCTACACCCCGCCCGGCTACACCAAGGACAAGAAGTACCCGGTCCTGTACCTGCTCCACGGGATCGGGGGCGACGAGAACGAGTGGGCACGCGGCGGAACGCCCGACGTGATCCTCGACAATTTGTACGCCGACAAAAAGGCGGTGCCGATGGTCGTCGTTCTGCCCAACGGCCGGGCATCAAAAGACGTGACGGCGCGTGACCCGATCCCCAAACAGTCACCGGCGTTCGCCGCGTTCGAAAAGGATCTGCTCACCGACCTGATCCCGTTTATCGAGAAGACCTACTCGGTGAGGGCCGACCGCGAGTCGCGCGCGCTCGCCGGGTTGTCGATGGGCGGCGGGCAGTCGCTCAACTTCGGGCTGGGCAACCTGGACACGTTCGCCTGGGTGGGCGGGTTCTCCTCGGCCCCGAACACCAAGCGCCCGGACGACCTCATCAAGGACCACGCGGAGGCGGCCAAGAAGCTGCGGCTCTTGTACGTCGCGTGCGGGGACAAGGACGGGCTGTTCCGGATCAGCGAGGGCGTTCACAAGATGCTCGACGAGAAGAAGGTGCCGCACGTCTGGCGCGTGATCCCCGGCGGGGCGCACGACTTCAAGGTGTGGAAGAGCGACCTGTACCATTTCTCCCAGCTCATCTTCCGAGAAACCTCGAAGGACGAGCCGCAAGCCGAGAAGAAAGAGCCGACCGACGAGGGCAAGCCGTCAGCTACGAACCTGCCGAACGCCCAGTACCCGAAGGTCCACGCCGACGGACGGGCGACGTTCCGGTTCAAGGCGCCCGACGCCAAGAAGGTGCAGGTCTTCACCAATTACGGGCTGGGGCCGCGCGGGCACTGGGACATGACCAAGGGGGCGGACGGGGTGTGGTCGCTCATCTCCCCGCCGATCCTGCCCGGGTTCCACTACTACGGCTTCTTGGTGGACGGGGTGTTCGTGAACGACCCCGGCACCGACACCTTCTTCGGCACCAGCAAACCGACCAGTGGGATCGAGATCCCCGAGAAAGGGGTGGACTTCTTCCACGCCAAGGACGTGCCGCACGGCGAGGTGCGGTCGAAGTGGTATACTTCGAAGGTGACCGGGCAGACCCGCCGCATCCAGGTGTACACCCCGCCGGGCTACGACGACTCGAAGCAGAAGTACCCGGTGCTGTACCTGCAACACGGTGGGGGCGAAGACGAGACCGGGTGGGTCAAGCAGGGGCACATGAACTTCATCCTCGACAACTTGATCGCGGAGAAGAAGGCGGTGCCGATGGTCGTGGTCATGGAGAAAGGCTACGCGACGAAGACGGGTGAGCAACCGGCACCCGGGCGCGGCAGTGCGTTCGAGGACGTGGTGATCAAGGACCTGATCCCGATGATCGACGCGACCTACCGCACCATCGCCGACCGCGACCACCGGGCGATTGCCGGACTCTCGATGGGGTCGGGGCAGGCCATGCAGATCGGGCTGACCCACACCGACACGTTCTCGGCCGTCGGGGCGTTCAGCGGGGTGTTCCGCCAGGGGGACGTGAGGGCCGCCTACGGTGGAGTATTTGCCGACCCGGTCGCGTTCGACAAGAAGATGGGCCTGCTGTACCTGCACTCCGGCGACCAGGGGCTGGACGCGGGCATCCACAAGGCGGCCAGCGACCTGCACGACCACTTGCAGAAGGGTGGGTCGAAGAACGTGGTGTTCCACGACCTCAAGGGTCAGGGGCACGAGTGGCAGACGTGGCGGGTCGCCTTCCACGACTTCGCGCCGCGGCTGTTCCAGCCGAAGAAGTGACCCGGCGCTCGGACGCACCGACGACGCCCCGATCGTGCGACCACGGTAGTCCCGTCGGCCTACTGACGAGATTACCATATTCTTAGACGCGGTGCCGGCCGAATGGGTAGGCACACATTGGGTTCACCACGAGCTCTTCAACTTCAGCACTCGCTCATTCTCCCTCGTGGCCGTTCGGCCCAAGAGCTCCGCGCATGCTTCGCGCGCTATTTGTCCGTCTGTGTGTGTGCTCTGCTCGCTGCGTCCAGTGTGAGCAAGCGGACCCGCGAGGGGGCTCGCTCAGTGTTCTCCCGGTCCCGGTTCCTGGGCCAATCGTTCGAGTGCGGTCGCGACCCGCGTGCGGGCCGCTCCCGATAATCGCCCTTCCGTAAGATCGGAATCAACTACGATCACCGCACACGCCGCGTGAACCTGAACCAGTTGCCGGCGGAACCGGCGACACGGCGAGCAAAAGAGCGTATGGACGTACAGCCCGGCGCGCGTGCTCACCGAGAGCGGAGCGTCCAGCGACCGGGAGATGACTTCGACCGCCTGCCGGCAAATCATGACTCGCTCCCACTTTGTGGCTCCGTGCCGAACCAGTTTTTCGACAAGCACCACCACATGCGCAGCCGGGCGCGGTGCAGCATCACCCAGAAGTTCGCCGGGGTCAGCCCCAGTTCCCGGCACACGTCCTCGCTCGCGGCTTCGTCCAGGTACCGCAGTGCGAATACGTCGTGGAGCCGAACCGGGAGCTTCCCCAAGCACCCGTGTAGAGCGTCCCAGAACTCTTCCCGGTCGAGAACCTCGGCCGGGTGCCCGCGCGCCCAAAGGCCGGGTGGCGCTCTCCACTCTCCGCGCCGGGTGAACAGGTCGTCCGTGAAGCGGTCCGGGCCGGTTCCGGGGTCCGCGGCGAGGCGCTCGCGCACTTGTTTACGCAGCCAGTCGATCACCTTCCGCTTTAGGATCGCCGTGAGCCACGTGCGCTCGGACGCGGCCCCGTCGAACCGGTCCTGCGCCTTCCACGCTGCGAGCAGCGCGTCCTGAACGAGATCCTCGGCCGCATCCGTCCGGCGCACGTGGGCCACGGCGAACCGGTATAGGTAATCGCCGTGCCGCTCGACCCAGGTGTGCGGGTCGAGCGGCACGGCGCTCACGACCGACGAATCAGCCTTCGACATCACCACCGTCCGTTTCGGGGACTCGCGATCCGGGCAGGATCTCTGTCGCTCGGCGGCGCGAAACCTTACGCGTAAAAATTCGAGTTTCTGGTGGGCCGGAATAACTTTTTCGGGCGGTGTAAGGACCGCCCTGGGTGTGCGACTGACTGCGGACGATCGCCCGCATCACTCCAGCAGGATTTCCCATGCTCCAATGGTTCCGCAGCAGCCCGAAAACCGGTTCCGCCCCGCGCACGCGACTGAGCGCTGAACTGATGGAAGATCGGAGCGTGCCGAGCGCGAATTCGTTATTCAACCCGGCCCCGCTCGGGGCGAGTACGTTCGTTTACGCCGAGAGCAACAACCCCGAACCGGGTCACAACGCGGTGCTGGCGTACAACCGCGAGTCCAACGGCGAGCTACATCAGATCGGCACCTTCGCCACCGGCGGGACCGGGCAACTGAACGTCCCGAAGCTGGTCGGTCCCGACGACGGCGACCAACAGGTGCAAGCCACCGCGGACGGCAAGTTCCTGTTCGCGGTGAACCAGGGGAGCGACACGATCACCGCGTTCCGCATCCGCACGGACGGGAGCCTGGATCGCCTAGGCGTCTTCGCAACCGGCGGCGACCAACCGGACAGCATCGGGATCGCCGGAACGCACCTCTACGCGGCCAACCGCGGGAACGCCGCGGCCGGGGCACCGGGAACGACCGCACCGAGCGTGACCGCGTTCAACATCAACCGGGACGGGACGCTCTCCGCGATCCCGCACTCGAAAGTCACGTTCCCGGTGGGCACGTTCGTCACGCAGACGCTCGTCTCGCGCGACAACCGGTTTCTGTTCGTGGAAGCCGCCACACTGGAGGGCACCGCGGGCGGGAACACGCTCACCCCGTTCCGCATCAACGCGGACGGTACCCTGACGGCCGCACCGGGCGGCGCGGCCGGGGCCGGCACGAACGCGCCGATCCTGCTCGGGTCGGCGGTCCACCCGTCGCTGAACATCATTTACACCGGGTTCACGTCGGCCGGCCAAGTCGGGGTGTTCACCTACGACGAAACCGGGCGCACGAACTTCGTGGGCACGTCCGCGGACCAGGGGGCGGGTCCGTGCTGGTGCGCGGTGAGTGCGGACGGGCGGGTGCTGTACGTGGCGAACACGGGCACGGACTCGATCGGCGTGTTCTCGCTGGTCGATCCGCTCCACCCGGTGCAGATCGAAGAAGTACAACTGGGCGGCCCGCGCGCTCAGAACGGGACGGCGAACAGTCCGCGCACGAACGCATTCGAGATCGCACTCGATCCAACCGGGAAGTACCTGTTCGCGGTCACACAATCCACGGCCCCGTCGTTCCCGCAGGGGAACCAGTTGCACACGCTGAAGATCGCCCGCGACGGGACGCTGACGGAACCGAACGCTCCCGTCATCTTCTCGAAGCGTGACGTGCCCGCGAACGCGCACCCGCAGGGTGTCGAGGTCGTGCAACTCGGCGGGCACGGGCACCCGTTGTTCGGGTGGCTCGATTTCGGTATCGACCTCGAAGATCGCGCCCACCACCGGCGCCACTGGTAACAGGGAAGCAACCGTGCGCGGAGCACTTTTGATCTGCGCACGGTTAGAGAGAAGGTGTTACAAGACGTCCCAACACATGAGATTCAGGTCATCGACGCTACGCGCACCGATTCCCTCATAAAAACGTCGCCCCAGGGCATTGTGCCGGTAGACGGTCCATACCATTTGTTTCGCGCCGCCGGCCCGTGCGACCTTGCGAGCCTCCTTCATTAAGGCGGCCCCGATTCCCCTTCCTCGTTCGACAGCCGTCACATACAGGTCGACTACGAACAGCAGCCGGCACGCCTGGTCCGTATCGTAGCCGGGGTGGTGGAGCAGGAATCCGACCACTTCGCTCGAGCACTCGGCCACGAGCCCTCGAAATGCCGGGTCGGGACCGAACCCATCACGCGCGAGCGCTTCGGTGCCGAGCCGGAACGCGGACGTGTCGCCGAGTTCGCTCAGGTACGCCGCGAACTCTTCGGTGAGCGCGGCTATCGCGGGCACCTCCTCGCACCGGGCTTCTCGGATGTGCCACTCCGGTAACGCCGACATTTCGATCCCTTCAAAGCACGAAACTACCGAACGAAAATGCGACTGACCCAACGGCAAAACTCGAGGTTGGAGCCCTGCGTGCGGTTGGTCGGCTATGTGATTTCGTCGACCGTACCAATTTGCTTAGACCGCGTGCACCGGCGCTGCGAGAACCTGTGTCAGGAAGGTGCGCCCGCTCTCGGCGTAGCCCGCGCGGGCATACAGTGACCGCGCGGGGTGATCTGCCCCGCCCGTCTCCACGCACAGTGCGCGTGCTCCCCGTGCGAGCGCCCCGGCCCGTGCGACTGCGAGCAGCGCAGCTCCCGCGCCCTGTCTGCGTGCGGCCGGGCAGACGAACAGATCGTCGATAAACCCTCTTGGGCCGCCGTACTCCATACTAAAGGCCAGAGTGAGGACGACGTGACCGATCAGCCTGCCGCTCACTTCGGCCACCCAAACGGCTCCGAATTCTGGCGTGCCAAATAACGTCGTGAACGTTCGCGTGGCGGCAACTAGCGGAAGCACGAAGCCCGACTCCGCATAGAAGTCTGTCATGAGCGCAACGAGGGCCGGCACATCTGCCGTGGTTGCGGGCCGTATCACAAAGTTCGTTGTCATGCCAAGAAAGTGCCCTGGTCAACTAACGTTGGAATTCGCCCACGGCTCTCACCGGGGGCGAGGCGGGATTTCATCTGATCAGCTCGGCCGCCTACCAAGTGCGTGCAGGAAATCAATTTTCTGCAGCAGCGCGAAAAACTCGGACATCGTCCCACATTTCGATCACGCCGGAAACCAAAATGTCCTCGGCCGCGCGTTCACAGAAAACGGGATCGAGTGGCCCCCCGCCCGCGCTCGTGAGCAAATAAGGGGTGCCGTCGCGCGCGACCAGTAGCGGTGGTACCCCTCCCTTGAGACACAATACCGCGCACCCCTTGTGGGTCCGCCCGCCGCCCGGTTTCATGGCTCCGAGGTAGCACTTGGAATCCACGATCTCACCGCGCGTCGTGGCCGAGCCCAGGGCTTTCGCGGGCTTTCGCCGGAGGCTCGCTTGCTCCGCTTCGGGCAATTCCACGGGGCACAAGCCGTCGGTACCGTCGGCGAGTTCGAGCATGAGCACCCCCTCGCGCGAGAGGAGCGTGCCGACCACTCGCACCGGGCGCCCGTCGTGCGGCTCGACGCGATCTTTTGCCCCGAACTTACCTTCACTCACGAGCAGGACCGTTCGGGGCGCTCCGCCCGCCGCATCGGGCACGCGGATCATCGCGTATGGTTCGGCGTACACGACGCCAGTGAAGCCCACTGGCCCGCCGCCCCACCCGCCGGAACCGGGCGCGCGCTGCCCCCAAGCGAGTCCCGCCCCGCCGAT
This region of Gemmata massiliana genomic DNA includes:
- a CDS encoding GNAT family N-acetyltransferase — translated: MSALPEWHIREARCEEVPAIAALTEEFAAYLSELGDTSAFRLGTEALARDGFGPDPAFRGLVAECSSEVVGFLLHHPGYDTDQACRLLFVVDLYVTAVERGRGIGAALMKEARKVARAGGAKQMVWTVYRHNALGRRFYEGIGARSVDDLNLMCWDVL
- a CDS encoding GNAT family N-acetyltransferase — translated: MTTNFVIRPATTADVPALVALMTDFYAESGFVLPLVAATRTFTTLFGTPEFGAVWVAEVSGRLIGHVVLTLAFSMEYGGPRGFIDDLFVCPAARRQGAGAALLAVARAGALARGARALCVETGGADHPARSLYARAGYAESGRTFLTQVLAAPVHAV